The Streptomyces sp. NBC_01689 genome includes a window with the following:
- a CDS encoding lysophospholipid acyltransferase family protein: MFYNVLKHVLLGPLLRLAFRPRIEGLEHIPSSGAAIVAGNHLSFSDHFLLPAVLKRRITFLAKAEYFTGPGIKGRLTAAFFRSAGQIPVDRSGKEAGQAAIREGLGVLRRGELLGIYPEGTRSHDGRLYKGKVGVAVMALKAGVPVVPCAMIGTFEAQPPGQKIPDFRPVVIRFGEPLDFSRYAGLENEKVVLRAVTDEIMYAVLTLSGQEYVDRYAADVKAEVAAENARRFPRMPLS, from the coding sequence GTGTTCTACAACGTGCTCAAACATGTGCTTCTGGGTCCGCTGTTGAGGCTCGCCTTCCGGCCTCGGATCGAGGGCCTGGAGCACATACCGTCGTCGGGGGCCGCCATCGTGGCGGGCAACCACCTGTCCTTCTCCGACCACTTCCTGCTGCCCGCGGTCCTGAAGCGCCGGATCACCTTCCTGGCGAAGGCGGAGTACTTCACCGGACCGGGGATCAAGGGCAGACTGACGGCCGCCTTCTTCCGCAGCGCCGGGCAGATCCCGGTGGACCGCTCCGGCAAGGAGGCGGGCCAGGCCGCGATCCGGGAGGGCCTCGGCGTACTGCGCCGCGGCGAACTGCTGGGCATCTACCCGGAGGGGACCCGCTCGCACGACGGGCGCCTCTACAAGGGCAAGGTCGGCGTCGCCGTCATGGCGCTCAAGGCCGGGGTGCCGGTCGTCCCCTGCGCGATGATCGGTACGTTCGAGGCGCAGCCGCCGGGCCAGAAGATCCCCGACTTCCGTCCCGTGGTGATCCGGTTCGGGGAGCCCCTCGACTTCTCCCGCTATGCGGGCCTGGAGAACGAGAAGGTCGTCCTGCGGGCGGTCACCGACGAGATCATGTACGCCGTTCTCACCCTCTCCGGGCAGGAGTACGTCGACCGGTACGCGGCCGACGTCAAGGCCGAGGTGGCGGCCGAGAACGCGCGCAGGTTCCCCCGGATGCCGTTGAGCTGA
- the ureG gene encoding urease accessory protein UreG has protein sequence MHLDHPHGHEGASAVSADARRPDGSRRALRIGLGGPVGSGKTATVAALCRALRDELSLAVVTNDIYTREDAEFLLREAVLPPERITAVETGACPHTAIRDDISANLEAVEDLEDEAGPLDLILVESGGDNLTATFSRGLVDAQIFVIDVAGGDDIPRKGGPGVTTADLLVVNKTDLAPHVGSDLARMAADAKAQRAELPVVLQSLRSEQGVAEVAGWVRERLAAWTA, from the coding sequence ATGCATCTCGACCATCCTCACGGCCACGAAGGGGCGTCCGCGGTGAGTGCCGACGCGCGGCGTCCCGACGGTTCGCGCAGGGCTCTGCGGATCGGGCTCGGCGGGCCCGTGGGGTCCGGCAAGACCGCGACCGTCGCCGCGCTCTGCCGGGCACTGCGCGACGAGCTGTCGCTCGCGGTCGTGACGAACGACATCTACACGCGTGAGGACGCCGAGTTCCTGCTCCGGGAGGCGGTGCTGCCGCCCGAGCGGATCACCGCCGTCGAGACGGGGGCCTGCCCGCACACCGCGATCCGGGACGACATCTCGGCCAACCTCGAAGCGGTGGAGGACCTGGAGGACGAGGCCGGACCGCTGGATCTGATCCTGGTGGAGTCCGGGGGGGACAACCTCACGGCCACCTTCTCCCGGGGGCTCGTCGACGCGCAGATCTTCGTGATCGACGTGGCGGGCGGTGACGACATCCCGCGCAAGGGCGGCCCGGGCGTCACCACCGCCGATCTGCTCGTCGTCAACAAGACGGACCTCGCGCCCCACGTGGGCTCCGATCTGGCCCGGATGGCGGCGGACGCCAAGGCGCAGCGCGCCGAACTCCCGGTCGTGCTCCAGTCGTTGAGGTCGGAGCAGGGTGTCGCCGAGGTCGCGGGGTGGGTGCGGGAACGGCTCGCCGCGTGGACGGCGTGA
- the ddaH gene encoding dimethylargininase: protein MPDSRVPRPRRFLVCEPRHFAVQYAINPWMHPDTRVDVDLAHGQWRALISAYRAHGHTVDTVEPVADLPDMVFAANSALVLAGRVFGSLFHAPQRRPESGAYESWFKNAGFDVYRPESVCEGEGDLVPVGRYLLAGTGFRTTREAHREVQEFFGVPVISLQLVDARFYHLDTALFVLEDGPAANIAYYPEAFSPGSREVLARLFPDAVVATREDAMTFGLNSVSDGRHVFISPCAEALADQLVRHGYVPVPVDLSEFHKAGGGIKCCTQEIRS from the coding sequence GTGCCTGACAGCCGTGTGCCGCGCCCCCGGCGCTTTCTCGTCTGCGAACCCAGACACTTCGCCGTGCAGTACGCGATCAACCCGTGGATGCATCCCGACACCCGGGTGGACGTCGATCTGGCCCACGGCCAGTGGAGGGCGCTGATCAGCGCCTACCGTGCCCATGGGCACACCGTGGACACCGTGGAGCCGGTGGCGGATCTCCCGGACATGGTGTTCGCGGCGAACTCCGCGCTCGTCCTCGCGGGCCGTGTCTTCGGTTCGCTCTTCCACGCGCCCCAGCGCCGTCCCGAGTCCGGCGCCTACGAGTCCTGGTTCAAGAACGCCGGCTTCGACGTCTACCGTCCCGAATCCGTCTGCGAGGGCGAGGGCGACCTCGTCCCGGTCGGCCGCTACCTCCTGGCGGGCACCGGTTTCCGTACGACGCGGGAGGCGCACCGCGAGGTCCAGGAGTTCTTCGGCGTCCCGGTGATCAGCCTCCAGCTGGTGGACGCGCGCTTCTACCACCTGGACACGGCCCTCTTCGTCCTGGAGGACGGGCCCGCGGCGAACATCGCCTACTACCCGGAGGCGTTCTCGCCCGGCAGCCGCGAGGTACTGGCCCGGCTCTTCCCGGACGCGGTCGTCGCGACCCGCGAGGACGCGATGACCTTCGGCCTGAACTCCGTCTCCGACGGCCGTCACGTCTTCATCTCGCCGTGTGCCGAGGCCCTGGCCGACCAGCTCGTCCGGCACGGTTACGTCCCCGTCCCCGTCGACCTCTCCGAGTTCCACAAGGCCGGCGGCGGCATCAAGTGCTGCACCCAGGAGATCCGCTCATGA
- a CDS encoding alpha/beta hydrolase: MRSKRPTKRVTALGSAGVLITATLIAGAVAAPSATADSRQSSSHGQSREQRGAAVAADRAAKAGIDWQDCPADWGFVKPIQCGWVSVPLDYAHPNGKQLKLAVDRIGSTGTKAERQGALVYNPGGPGGSGMRFPTRVTGKNPLWVNTSKAYDFVGFDPRGVGHSAPISCIDPQEFVKAPKADPVPDSEADKRAQRKLAAEYADGCAERSGKAVLQQMTTPNTARDLDVIRAALGEKKLNYLGVSYGTYLGAVYGTLFPGHVRRMIVDSVVNPAQENIWYEANLGQDVAFEGRWKDWEDWVAKNDAAFHLGDTRAKVQNQWLKLRAAAKKSPLGGVVGPAELISFFQSAPYYDSSWVPVATVFSKYVAGDTQAMVDAAAPDLSDTAGNITAENGNAVYTAVECTDAKWPTSWNKWDRDNTRLNKDYPFMTWANAWMNLPCATWPVKQQTPVDVRTGKGLPSVLIVQSTRDAATPYPGAVELHKRFKGSRLITENGAGSHGVTGLVNPCINSRVDTYLLTGATDRSDVTCTPHATPAP; encoded by the coding sequence TTGAGGTCCAAGAGACCGACGAAGCGGGTGACGGCGCTCGGTTCGGCCGGCGTGCTCATCACGGCGACCCTGATAGCCGGAGCCGTGGCGGCCCCGTCGGCCACCGCCGACTCACGTCAGAGCTCCAGCCACGGGCAGAGCCGCGAGCAGCGCGGTGCCGCCGTCGCCGCGGACCGGGCCGCCAAGGCGGGGATCGACTGGCAGGACTGCCCGGCAGACTGGGGCTTCGTGAAGCCCATCCAGTGCGGCTGGGTCAGCGTCCCGCTGGACTACGCCCACCCGAACGGCAAGCAGCTCAAGCTCGCCGTCGACCGCATCGGGTCCACCGGGACGAAGGCGGAGCGCCAGGGCGCCCTCGTCTACAACCCGGGCGGCCCCGGCGGCTCCGGCATGCGCTTCCCGACCCGGGTCACCGGCAAGAACCCGCTCTGGGTGAACACCTCGAAGGCCTACGACTTCGTGGGCTTCGACCCGCGTGGTGTCGGCCACTCCGCGCCCATCTCCTGCATCGACCCGCAGGAGTTCGTGAAGGCGCCCAAGGCGGACCCGGTCCCGGACAGCGAGGCGGACAAGCGCGCCCAGCGGAAGCTGGCCGCCGAGTACGCCGACGGCTGTGCCGAGCGCAGCGGCAAGGCCGTCCTGCAGCAGATGACCACGCCCAACACCGCCCGCGACCTGGACGTCATCCGCGCCGCGCTCGGTGAGAAGAAGCTCAACTACCTGGGCGTCTCGTACGGCACCTACCTCGGCGCCGTCTACGGCACGCTCTTCCCGGGGCACGTCCGCCGCATGATCGTGGACAGCGTGGTCAACCCGGCCCAGGAGAACATCTGGTACGAGGCGAACCTGGGCCAGGACGTGGCCTTCGAGGGCCGCTGGAAGGACTGGGAGGACTGGGTCGCCAAGAACGACGCGGCCTTCCACCTCGGCGACACCCGCGCCAAGGTGCAGAACCAGTGGCTGAAGCTGCGTGCCGCGGCGAAGAAGAGCCCGCTGGGCGGAGTCGTCGGACCCGCCGAGCTGATCTCCTTCTTCCAGAGCGCCCCGTACTACGACTCCTCGTGGGTGCCGGTCGCGACGGTGTTCAGCAAGTACGTCGCCGGTGACACCCAGGCGATGGTGGACGCCGCCGCTCCGGACCTGTCGGACACCGCCGGCAACATCACCGCGGAGAACGGCAACGCCGTCTACACGGCCGTCGAGTGCACCGACGCCAAGTGGCCCACGAGCTGGAACAAGTGGGACCGGGACAACACGCGGCTGAACAAGGACTACCCGTTCATGACGTGGGCCAACGCGTGGATGAACCTGCCGTGCGCCACGTGGCCGGTCAAGCAGCAGACCCCGGTCGACGTCAGGACCGGCAAGGGACTGCCGAGCGTCCTGATCGTGCAGTCCACGCGTGACGCCGCGACCCCGTACCCGGGCGCGGTCGAACTGCACAAGCGCTTCAAGGGTTCGCGTCTCATCACCGAGAACGGCGCGGGCTCGCACGGTGTGACCGGCCTGGTCAACCCGTGCATCAACTCGCGGGTGGACACCTACCTGCTCACCGGCGCGACCGACAGGTCCGACGTGACGTGCACCCCGCACGCCACGCCCGCGCCGTAA
- the rocD gene encoding ornithine--oxo-acid transaminase, with product MTAPARTHTSAELIRAEAPVLAHNYHPLPVVVARAEGTWVEDVEGRRYLDMLAGYSALNFGHRNPVLIEAAHRQLDRLTLTSRAFHNDRLADFAASLARLTGLDMVLPMNTGAEAVESAVKVARKWAYEVKGVAPDRATIVVAADNFHGRTTTIVSFSTDETARSGFGPFTPGFRIVPYNDLAALEAAVDETTAAVLIEPIQGEAGVVIPDDGYLTGVRELTRRAGCLFVADEIQSGLGRTGSTLAVDHENVVPDLLLLGKALGGGIVPVSAVVGRRDVLEVLRPGEHGSTFGGNPLAATVGSAVVGLLETGEYQRRAAELGVVLRDGLTALVGKGVEAFRARGLWAGVDIDPAIGTGREISEGLLREGILVKDTHGSTVRLAPPLTITADELRSALAALEKVLAQGV from the coding sequence ATGACCGCTCCCGCCCGTACGCACACGTCCGCCGAGCTGATCCGCGCCGAGGCGCCGGTCCTCGCGCACAACTACCACCCGCTGCCCGTCGTCGTCGCCCGTGCCGAGGGCACCTGGGTCGAGGACGTCGAGGGCCGCCGCTACCTCGACATGCTGGCGGGTTACTCGGCCCTCAACTTCGGCCACCGCAACCCCGTGCTGATCGAGGCGGCGCACCGCCAGCTCGACCGGCTCACCCTGACCTCCCGCGCCTTCCACAACGACCGGCTGGCCGATTTCGCCGCGTCCCTGGCCCGGCTGACGGGCCTGGACATGGTCCTGCCGATGAACACCGGCGCCGAGGCGGTGGAGAGCGCCGTCAAGGTGGCCCGCAAGTGGGCCTACGAGGTGAAGGGTGTCGCCCCGGACCGGGCGACCATCGTCGTGGCCGCGGACAACTTCCACGGCCGGACGACCACGATCGTGAGCTTCTCCACCGACGAGACCGCCCGCAGCGGCTTCGGCCCCTTCACCCCGGGGTTCCGGATCGTCCCGTACAACGATCTCGCGGCGCTGGAGGCGGCGGTCGACGAGACGACCGCGGCCGTGTTGATCGAGCCCATCCAGGGCGAGGCGGGCGTGGTGATCCCCGACGACGGCTACCTGACCGGTGTGCGCGAGCTGACCCGCCGGGCGGGCTGCCTGTTCGTCGCGGACGAGATCCAGTCGGGCCTGGGGCGGACGGGCAGCACCCTCGCCGTCGACCACGAGAACGTCGTCCCGGACCTGCTGCTGCTCGGCAAGGCGCTCGGCGGCGGCATCGTGCCGGTCTCGGCGGTGGTGGGGCGCCGCGACGTCCTGGAGGTGCTGCGCCCCGGCGAGCACGGCTCGACGTTCGGCGGCAACCCGCTCGCCGCGACGGTCGGGTCGGCGGTCGTCGGACTGCTGGAGACGGGCGAGTACCAGCGCCGGGCGGCCGAGCTCGGCGTGGTCCTGCGGGACGGTCTCACCGCCCTCGTGGGCAAGGGCGTGGAGGCCTTCCGCGCACGCGGGCTGTGGGCGGGCGTCGACATCGACCCGGCCATCGGCACCGGCCGCGAGATCAGCGAGGGCCTCCTGCGCGAGGGAATCCTCGTCAAGGACACCCACGGCTCGACCGTGCGGCTGGCCCCGCCGCTGACCATCACCGCCGACGAGCTCCGGTCCGCTCTCGCCGCCCTGGAGAAGGTTCTGGCACAAGGGGTCTGA
- a CDS encoding urease accessory protein UreD translates to MTTAGVRATARIAARADGRGSTALPVLDGEGPLALRRTRGHGDEARVMLVGAMSGPLGNDRLAVEATVAEGARLHVGSAAATIALPGQAKGEARYDVRLRVADGGELRWLPEQLISAAGSDLRVASDVALEPGARLVFREEQVLGRVGERPGRLTSRLTVRLGGRTLLDQEVSCGPGAPGGWDGPAVLGGHRALGQLLVVRPEFEERPPPARLLGEYAAVNPLAGPAVLVSALAPDALLLRRILDEALRSFD, encoded by the coding sequence GTGACGACCGCCGGCGTGCGGGCCACGGCGCGGATCGCCGCACGCGCCGACGGCCGGGGCTCCACCGCGCTGCCCGTCCTGGACGGCGAGGGCCCGCTCGCCCTGCGCCGCACCCGGGGACACGGCGACGAGGCGCGGGTGATGCTCGTCGGCGCGATGAGCGGACCGCTCGGCAACGACCGTCTCGCCGTGGAGGCGACCGTCGCCGAGGGAGCGCGGCTGCACGTCGGCTCGGCGGCCGCGACCATCGCCCTGCCGGGACAGGCGAAGGGGGAGGCCCGTTACGACGTACGGCTCCGCGTCGCCGACGGGGGTGAACTGCGCTGGCTTCCGGAACAGTTGATCTCCGCGGCCGGGAGCGATCTGCGTGTCGCCTCGGACGTCGCACTCGAACCCGGCGCGCGGCTCGTGTTCCGTGAGGAGCAGGTGCTCGGCCGCGTCGGTGAGCGACCCGGTCGGCTCACCAGCCGGCTCACCGTGCGGCTCGGCGGGCGGACGCTGCTCGACCAGGAGGTGTCGTGCGGCCCCGGAGCCCCTGGCGGATGGGACGGCCCCGCCGTCCTCGGGGGACATCGCGCCCTCGGGCAACTTCTCGTCGTCAGGCCGGAGTTCGAGGAGAGGCCGCCGCCGGCGCGACTGCTGGGGGAGTACGCGGCCGTCAATCCGCTCGCCGGACCGGCTGTTCTGGTGAGCGCGCTCGCACCGGACGCGCTGCTGCTGCGGCGGATTCTGGACGAGGCGTTGAGGTCGTTCGACTGA
- a CDS encoding urease accessory protein UreF has translation MSRAALLVLADGRFPAGGHAHSGGAEAAVRAGRISGATSLEDFCRGRLHAAGLVSAALAAAAALGVDPVALDSAADARTPSPALRGAARRLGRQLMRAARAAWPSDELDALAREFPKGAHQPVVLGVAARGAGLGAEDAAHCAAYESVSGPATATVRLLSLDPFDATAVLARLAPEVDRVAHQAAEAARRVAADGVDALPAASAPLLEIGAEAHAAWAVRLFAS, from the coding sequence ATGTCCCGCGCGGCACTGCTCGTCCTGGCGGACGGCCGCTTCCCCGCCGGTGGGCACGCCCACTCCGGGGGCGCCGAGGCGGCCGTCAGGGCCGGACGGATCAGCGGGGCGACGAGCCTGGAGGACTTCTGCCGGGGGCGGTTGCACGCGGCGGGGCTGGTGTCGGCGGCCCTCGCCGCGGCGGCCGCGCTCGGCGTCGACCCGGTGGCACTGGACTCGGCCGCGGACGCCCGGACGCCGTCGCCCGCGCTGCGCGGGGCCGCGCGGCGGCTGGGACGGCAGCTGATGCGGGCGGCGCGGGCTGCCTGGCCGTCCGACGAACTGGACGCGCTGGCACGGGAGTTCCCCAAGGGAGCGCACCAGCCCGTGGTGCTCGGCGTGGCCGCGCGAGGCGCCGGGCTCGGAGCGGAGGACGCGGCCCACTGCGCCGCGTACGAGAGCGTCAGCGGGCCGGCGACGGCCACCGTACGGCTGCTGAGCCTGGATCCCTTCGACGCCACGGCGGTGCTGGCGCGGCTGGCGCCGGAGGTGGACCGGGTGGCCCACCAGGCGGCCGAGGCGGCGCGGCGCGTCGCGGCCGACGGGGTCGACGCGCTGCCGGCGGCAAGCGCTCCGCTGCTGGAGATCGGTGCGGAGGCGCATGCCGCTTGGGCTGTGCGGTTGTTCGCGTCGTAG